From Deltaproteobacteria bacterium, one genomic window encodes:
- a CDS encoding glutamyl-tRNA reductase: MDILIVGLSHKTAPVEVREKISFAGDSLSEGLKALISCPHVSEALIVSTCNRVEIYSCIMKNSIDAAHEEIAAFLSQFHDVPRDQLDPHLYMMSGEEAVRHAFRVSSSLDSMMVGEPQILGQVKDAYNSATHEQVTGNILNRLLHKSFSVAKRIRTETRIATSAVSISFAAVELARKIFGDLAGKTIMLIGAGEMAELSARHLLANGVEHIMVANRTFEKAEALAEEFMGSAVPLEEIENHLDMADIVISSTGAPTTLIDRKMVQGVIRRRKHRPMFFIDIAVPRDIEPAVNQVENVYAYDIDDLEEVVKANIKTREKEAARAEEIVTQEVKQFHDWMLSRDVFPTIVTLKEWAEDVRRSELEKTMKRMEDLSEADRKRIEAMTEAILNKILHRPIVRIKRASHSPDGSKLLEAIREIFGLED; encoded by the coding sequence ATGGACATCCTGATCGTAGGCCTGAGTCACAAGACGGCCCCAGTTGAAGTCAGGGAGAAAATCTCCTTCGCGGGCGATAGCCTGTCGGAGGGATTAAAAGCTCTTATAAGCTGTCCCCATGTCTCAGAGGCGCTCATCGTTTCGACCTGCAACCGCGTTGAGATATACAGCTGTATTATGAAGAACAGCATTGACGCAGCTCATGAAGAAATCGCCGCCTTTCTCTCCCAATTCCATGATGTCCCCCGGGACCAGCTCGACCCACATCTTTACATGATGTCCGGCGAGGAGGCGGTAAGGCATGCTTTTCGGGTTTCATCCAGTCTGGATTCCATGATGGTCGGTGAGCCGCAGATCCTTGGCCAGGTCAAGGACGCCTATAACAGCGCAACCCATGAACAGGTCACCGGGAACATCCTCAACCGGCTTCTGCACAAGTCCTTCTCGGTGGCAAAGAGGATCAGGACGGAGACACGGATTGCCACAAGCGCCGTGTCCATTTCCTTCGCGGCGGTGGAACTGGCGAGGAAAATATTCGGCGACCTGGCGGGAAAAACGATCATGCTCATAGGCGCGGGAGAGATGGCCGAGTTGTCGGCCAGACATCTTCTGGCCAACGGCGTGGAACACATCATGGTTGCCAACAGGACATTTGAGAAAGCGGAAGCCCTTGCCGAGGAGTTCATGGGATCCGCCGTTCCCCTGGAGGAAATTGAAAATCATCTGGACATGGCGGATATCGTCATCAGTTCCACGGGCGCTCCAACCACCCTCATCGACAGGAAGATGGTTCAGGGGGTTATCAGAAGAAGGAAGCACCGCCCCATGTTTTTTATTGATATCGCGGTCCCAAGAGATATCGAGCCCGCGGTCAACCAGGTTGAAAACGTATATGCATACGACATAGATGACCTGGAAGAGGTCGTCAAGGCGAACATTAAAACGAGGGAGAAGGAGGCCGCACGCGCAGAGGAGATCGTTACCCAGGAGGTGAAACAGTTCCATGACTGGATGTTGTCGCGGGATGTTTTCCCCACCATAGTAACCCTGAAGGAGTGGGCTGAGGATGTGCGGAGGTCAGAGCTCGAAAAGACGATGAAGAGGATGGAGGATCTTTCCGAGGCGGACAGGAAGAGGATTGAAGCGATGACGGAGGCTATCCTCAACAAGATCCTTCACCGGCCCATCGTCCGTATCAAGCGGGCATCCCATTCCCCTGACGGAAGCAAGCTTCTGGAAGCCATCAGGGAGATCTTCGGACTGGAGGATTGA
- the ccsB gene encoding c-type cytochrome biogenesis protein CcsB produces the protein MDVVFFGGALFFLFIASLHYLLFLVYQNPVVPRVARYSLYLTLAAQTGFFIDRFIRGGVPLGTNMYESLMFFSWCIIIAYLLITTRYKVPVVGAFVIPISFILMAAAAFLPDKGIAELSPALKSYWLPIHVSLSFMGDALFAMAFGSGVMYLIQERQLKRKRPGAFYYRLPSLEILDAINYRALSIGFPLLTLGIITGSIWAQYAWGAYWSWDPKETWSLITWFIFAALLHTRLTIGWRGRKAAILVIIGFSAVLFTFFGVNLLLSGLHSYN, from the coding sequence ATGGATGTGGTTTTTTTCGGCGGAGCTCTTTTCTTCCTGTTCATCGCGTCCCTGCATTATCTTCTCTTCCTTGTTTATCAGAATCCAGTTGTTCCCCGAGTTGCAAGGTATTCCCTTTACCTGACCCTTGCCGCACAGACAGGGTTTTTTATTGACCGTTTTATCAGGGGAGGGGTGCCCCTGGGAACCAACATGTACGAATCGCTTATGTTTTTTTCCTGGTGTATTATCATCGCGTATCTGCTTATCACCACCAGGTACAAAGTTCCGGTGGTGGGGGCGTTTGTCATCCCCATTTCTTTCATACTCATGGCCGCGGCTGCCTTTCTACCCGACAAAGGTATTGCCGAACTTTCTCCCGCCCTCAAGAGCTACTGGCTCCCCATCCATGTCAGCCTTTCTTTTATGGGGGATGCCCTCTTTGCAATGGCCTTTGGTTCGGGTGTTATGTACCTGATTCAGGAGAGACAGCTCAAAAGAAAGAGACCCGGCGCTTTTTATTACCGCCTTCCCAGTCTGGAAATCCTGGATGCCATCAACTACAGGGCATTGAGCATCGGGTTTCCGCTCCTTACCCTGGGAATAATAACCGGTTCCATCTGGGCCCAATATGCCTGGGGGGCCTATTGGAGCTGGGATCCGAAGGAGACGTGGTCCCTCATCACATGGTTTATCTTCGCGGCTCTTCTTCACACCCGCCTGACCATCGGGTGGAGGGGGCGTAAAGCGGCAATACTCGTCATTATCGGGTTTTCGGCGGTGCTTTTTACTTTTTTTGGAGTCAACCTGCTCTTGAGCGGGCTTCACTCCTACAATTGA